The genomic window CTCAATCACCAAGTAAATTCCtatagtgtgtatgtggtaGGGGATGTCTTCTCCTGTGTGTCTTTTGATAACTTGATAACTTGAATCTGTGAGTACAAGTTCATTGCTCTGAAAAGGAGTAACAAGCTGTTAGTGCCAGAAATACAAATGTCAAAGATCTCATCTCACCACTTAAACTATCAAACTGCAAAGAGGATAACTCCTTACCCCGAGGAAAATCTTGATTGCCTTAGAGCAGGTGGTGCCTGTGGTTCCACAAGGGATGTTCTCAGTGATGACTCTGAATGTGCCACTGGCATTGCCATGGCCACAGTAATCCTAAGTAAATCAGAAAAGTGGAGCTCACTTCACCCAAATTCAGTTCACATTCATTGGACATGAAATGGGTATTGATATTACTACCAATGTTTGACAATGTATAGCTATATTAAACCAGAATGTTATTAAATATGTGGGTCTCGTGTCTTTTGcatgcactgtttttttgtcattcaggTTTACCGTCGCTAGGATGTATTCACAGTCTCCTTCGAAAATGTATCGCTTCCCATCAAAGGTGATAAAATGCCCATTCCCATAAATGGTGCAAGTTCCATGACACAAGTTTGTTGTGCACTGCCATTGTCGACCCTTACAAGTGCTgtatcaaaaataaatcaagtCAAGGTTATTACGATAGCTCCTTTAAAACATcaagaaaaaagtcacattGGAAATAACATGTTAGGGGCTAACAAAAAGAGATTGATTAGTACCAGGTGTTGCAGTCAACTTTGATATTGTCACCAGGCTGGTGGATGATGCCATTGTGAACACAGGGACAAAGATCCTCTTCAATGCAACCACCACTGCCATCAGCCACAAGTCCATGAGGACAAACGCAGCCTGAGATGCACTCTGTACTGATctgttggtttggtttttttggatgAATATCAGTTAGGGTACCGCCTACAGATGCTGTATATATTCTAGCAAACAAATTATATAGTGAGCTGTATCAAAAGCTTATTCAAATGCTTATATGTTTAACTGTCCATAGTGAAATGTTTACAAGATTTGATTTTCTGACAGTCACTACATTTTAAGGCACCAAAGTAAGGACAAGATCACTCACACAAGCCATGTCTAAAGTGTTGCAGCTCTTCTGACACTCTGACCCCTTAGATCCTGGCTCGGCATTGGAACAGTTGAAGAAAAACATAGGTCCTGGACAAGCTGATGTGAAAGaagatttttatgtttttaacaaCACTGTCTTATAGTTCTGTACAAACAAATTAAGTGTGATCTAAAGAAAGCCTTTTTAATGCAATAAGACAGTCCACTGTAGTGCATACTGTCAGTAAGCATAATCACATGTAAAGGTATTAAGGCGCATTTGATAGACTCAAGAAGTGATTGTATTTAAATAATGAACTTGATGCATTAGGTCTATTAGCAGCAGGGATATAATCTTCAGTTGTCCACATTGTGGGAGTAACTCACATGGCTGATTGCCTTGTTCTCCAATGCAGCTAAGCTGGCCAGCCTTGCAGGTGCTGATTTCAAAACAAGGAGGAAAAACTCTTATGACACACGTTCATGTCCTGAACATCCTATTATTACAAATACTCTGAGTTCAGATAACAGAAAAAATTAATGACATTTCATAAATCCTCTCATACTGTAGTAGTAAGTCAACATTTTTGTAGAAAAGGACATCACCTAAAAAGGAGATTAACAAAAGGCCTGTACCACATACCACATTGTATTGTCCTTAGTAATGACTTCCCCAGGGAGAACCACTGATCCCTTGTAGTAACAGGAACAGCTAGTTGGCGGGACACATTTACCCCCCTCATCTAAGTAGGTTCCCTCAGCACATATACACCCATCTACAGGTTCAAAAGTTGCTGCACAGGTGAAGTCAGGGTCACTGTGGCAGCGGCAGGAGCGATCATTGTTTGTGACATTGTAGGAGTAGACCATGGTGCTAGGGCAGCTGGTGGCATATTTATCTGTGACAAGGAAATGGTTTTAATACATCATTAATAATATGGACATTTACAAAAAGTTCATTAGCACACATTTCAATTTCAGATCAAGATCTATTTTAGATCAGGCGCTTTAAGCATCTTTTCTGAAACTGTTGAGTGGATTTTTtacaaaaaagttcaaaacactTAAAAGGTAGTTCCtacaatgtaaaatgaaaatgtgccCTTAGCTactgtaaaaaatattttagaaaaacatattttaatctAATACTTTTTCATAAGAACAAATATTTGTTCTGAGAGTTCATTAGGCTTATCACTCACTGCAGGCAATATCTCTCCAACCACTGAGGAGGACCCCTTTGGCAGCACAAGCATGTACATAGGAGGAGAGGGCAGCACACATGCAGTCCTCACTTTTCTCACAGTTGCAAGTGTCATACAAGCAGTTCTGttggaaaaacatttttgattttatATCAAGTAGGTCAACCTGAACCTTCACAATAGACAAACTTAATGCTAAGCCGCTACACAATAGGTTAGGTTGAAAAGAGGTCTGTAGGATACATATAGTACTTTAAGTACTTTAACTTACCTCTCGGAAGACATCTGGGTTAATTTCACTGTGACACTGAGCAAATATCCCATTGGGGTCTGACAGTAGAGAACACCAGTGCTGGGCATATTTTTCTAAAAAGCCAAAGAGAAATCTCTGAGTTcttgtttgattatttgttcAACAGGACATTATTCTtgacaacaataaaacaaaaatattgtgACAAATGAAGGAGAGGTATAATTCTGTACCATTTTCCAAACTCAGGCTGCAGGGATTTTCAAAACTGCTCTTGACATCAGGGCAGTTGGCTCTAGTTTTCCAAGTGTTAGCAAAACCCACACCTGTGCCTTCCCTCACTCCACTCATGGTCGTGAAATCATCGGCCTGGACATTATTGAAATTACCACACAAACCTGACAGAAGAATGCAGAAATTATTTTATCCAGCAGTAAACACATGATGAAAGGTTTATATGTAGAGGCTCTGACAAtaaaaaagcagtaaaaaattGCGTGCAAAGACACTGTGtataaagagagacaaagatgcaTGCATTGAACAAACTTCATATTTAGACACTCTGAGTTAAATATGACAGATTTTAATATGTGCATTTAACCCACCACTTGTTGTCTGCTTGTGAGAGACTCCCAAAGTTATGTAAACCTGCATAGTTGGTATGAGTTGGATTTCTAACTTCATGTCAAAGGAGGTCTGGACGACGATGAAAAATGTTGTAGGTTTAAAAATATTCACTCCGGCTATGAAGAGAAATTGAATTTTAGAGGGGGGCAGTGTATTTAGTGCAACTGTAAATGATTATTCTCATCCTGTATTTCACTGAAAGGTCGCTGGTCCTAAAAATAATTTTGACATATCTTTAACAGACATTAAAACTAAATATTTGATTCTTATaactttaaattaaaataatattcagatatacattttttatcatatttccTGGAATGCAGTAACATGTATTAAGTCTTGACATGCCACACAATTTATGTCAGTCACCCACCTGTTGAGATTGGCAGCTGAGAATAGATTCTGTTTACAAAAACCTTTCCATCAGATTGGATGTTGAATACCTACAAGACAATTTACAAACCTTTCCATCATCTGAaactcatatatttatttttaatttacagcAGCCCTAGGGTATGAAATTAATCATTAGTTTCCAAAAGTATGTGACAGATACAGATCTCAAGTGCAGGACAAAGGTCCTTCAAATCATGTAAAAGAAATCTCATGCACTGTGCATACTAAATTATATTCTGGAAGCCTGTGCTTTCAGAACCTTCAgaaatgttctcatttttatattttgtgttaatATGAAATATGGAGTGTACAGATTGCAGTTTTGATTTACCTGCTATGTTTGATATAGAGCTACAAAATCTTTTAATAGGATCTGGATTAACTGATACAGTATCAACTAAAACATGAAGATTCCCTGCTGGTTTGAGAGGGTTTACTTACTGTTGATCCTCCTGATATAGCCAGAGTAACAGCCTTCAGACAGGTCTCAGTTTCTGTTAGGCCACATTTTATTAAGTCTCCCAAAACTGTGAAATCAGTCCCATTTGATCCCTGAAAACCATTATTTTGATAGTGGTACTGATGAAACTGTCAGTTTGTAAACTTTTTGCATCGCAAAAAAACTGGAAACTGCATGCATTGTATCAAATCAAAAAGTgacagacatgaattcatattacTTGAAACTGCATAAAAATTGCTCATTTTACATGATGTATGTAGACTAAGCAAGTTTTAACAATGGAACTCTGAAAACAGACCTTAGTGAGAACATAGGTGCAGTCTCCATGGAAGTTGTACACCTTCCCATCATAGGTGGTAATATGGGACCCACCCTCTACAGAGCAAGTCTCAGGGCAATCCTTTTCAACGCAGCTCCACTGATTCGAAATACAAGTGCtgaacagaaaatatttcattataaGTTATGTGAATGAAATATGAGGAGATGTAGGGCTCACTAAATGTTAAACATCACAAGTGATGAAAAAAACTTGTCACAAAACAAGGAGCGTGGATTTTACTGGATTTTGTCTGTTACATTTGTGTAGATCTATACATCATGCAATATGTTTCTAAGAGAACACCTGCTCACCATTCTTTACAGTTGGTTGAATAGGATTGACCAGGTTTGTATATTGTTCCATTGTGGAGACATGGACACTCATTCACAGCAATGCAACCTCTATTGGTGAGGTCATCAAGTACATAGCCTTAAGGAGAGGTACATGACACACAAGTTACATCACATCTGTGGTGCATCTCATTCTTTTAATTTAGTGTTTAATTTGGTTTCATCAAAAACCAAAATAGCTGATAAAACATGGCAGCATAATTTGAACACTTTCCAGTTTATTGTTCTCTTCATACTTTTAACTTTCAGAGAAGGCTTAAAATCCTTATTATCATATGCacaaaatcttttaaaatgcTCATTGTTTCTACATATCTACCACAAACATTGTTGAATCAATTGCTATTAATGAAGCTGAAATCTATAATTTTCTACAAACTTATGATACCTGTGGGGCAGAAGCACCCATCGATGCAGTGTTcctcacacacatttcctccATCAGGGTTTGAGCAGGTGTCCACACATGGGTTGCCACACTCCCGATGCACCATGTTATTAGGGCAAGATTTTCCTGTAAAATAAGAATAACAATAAAGATAATAAATTGTTCTAGATTACAAGTAACATGCTCCCCTGCACCTTTACCTGGAAAAGAAATGTAcctcagacagaaacaaaaactgcCAAACCAGTCTTACTGATTCAGCTACGTTTTATTTCCTCAAATTAATCTGACTGGGAGTATCACAAAGAGGACATTTGAGGCGTATAAATTTGCGATTGTATTTTCTTTGGTTTGTGACAGGTCACTTGTACACATAAGGAGTAGAATATTTCCTACATGTTCAAGAATCAAACAGCACTTTCACTATCTTTAACAAGAGTGTGagtaattctgtttgtttttatgcatCTCATATTTGACAATGTCACCAAAAgttgtgagtgttgtgtatgtaaataGGTGATGAGTGTACACAAAGTGATGATCGCACTTACTGCAGAACTGCTCTGTCCTCCACTCTTCAGGTGTTCCTCCTGCATGAATGCACTGGCGTGAGTACTCAGAGATGGTGTTGCACAGGCAGAAGGAACTGGAGCTGTCATTGCAGTGACACATGTCCGCCTCACAGGCCTTGACAAATGAATCAAGAGCCACCAAGTCTTTACAGCCACTGAAAGCTGGACCGGTGAGCAGCTGTTCACAAACTGATGTCTGGAGTGGTCAGAAACAGAGAGTCCAAACTATTAGCCAGGCACACATACGGATGTAATGTCAGCTTAATAGTACACGAGAGAAGAATCCATTATATATAagtacagaaagaaacaaagcaaaaaccaaGGATATTACACATATCTAATTAAGAtactttgtatttgcatttagtCGTATTCTTTCATATATGCCAGCAACTTGAACTTTGTAACACTGAACAGGCCATGTTAAGGCTGGTATGCACTTAGTCATCCAACATGTTAGATGACAAATTGAAGGTAGGCTATGTGAAAAATTATGCAAATTTCAAGGAGCAAGGTATTTTATTGTAGCTTACCATTGCATCAACGTAACCTATTTAATTGCTTacttaaataaaaattaaatttactGCTGTTAACGATTATGTTCAGTTCCTGCCTTTTTATGCCTGGCCATGAAATAGTAAGTACTTCTCAAAACTGGTAATAGTAATTGGAAAATTAATTAGATTAAGCCTGCTATCTTGCTATGGCAGATACCGTAAGATACAAGATGATAGCAGTAGCCTGCAGAAATCTGTGCTAATTCTCTCATCAGTTTTAAGCTAAGTCTCAGTCTTCTTGCcaaactttttttctgcttttcgattgtattttcacaaaatcagaggaaaactgtttcaacaaaaagcaataaaacatcTGGCTAGGCAGGTGGCTGAGTTTGTGATTAGAGTGGCTGTGGTCACCCCCTTGCTAAACTGTAGTCAATGACTGGCAGTAAGTACTTCTCACTGCGACTGGCTATACAGCCTTTACAGATTTGTACAATAGTGTATATGTAAAAGCACATGTGCATCTAAAGTCTGATGATGGACCTAACTGGGTCTTCTTGTCTATTAAGAAGTAATGTTTCTCTTGAGATCCTTGAAGTTTGTAATCACATCTCGAATAGCTAAACCTATGCTAGTATTCAGTTTCAATCTCACATAGATAGTATCTTGTAACAGCCCATACCAGATTGCTGCATGTCTTATCTGAGGTTGGCAGTTGTTCAGTACAGCTTTCTGTAGGACCATCCATTTTGCAGAACTGTCCATAGTCAGATGTAGAAATCCTTACACCTTATACGAGGAAAAACATTATGTTAATATCGTAGCATATATAAAGccttgactttttttctcttttttctttctcttctttttaccGTTTTTAAAGAACTCATTGTAGAGTTGAACTCCATTGAAGTCTCCACACAGACCACAAGTctgatttttgtatttgttgtctaattcaacctgaaaaaaaaagacaacctcAATATATACTATACCTATAAATTTCAAAGCCACAGTATCCAAACAGATCTTTTAGACTTATAGAGTAAGACAATgccactgaagtgtgtgtgagataaatgTACTGACAAGAAATCccgaggttttttttattattatcattattattattattattattttaccaTCAAGTAGTCATCCTCATTCCACAATGCCACCAGTCCAAGCTTGGCCATGACTTTAATGTAAGAGGGACTTTTCTCAATAAGAACTCCTCCGTGACTATATGGAAGGGTCACCCTGAGAGCAAAAAGACATGGATTCACTCTAAATACCAAATAAAACCTTAATTATTGGTCTAAAATAAGATGTTTTCTACTGAATTCTTACTGTATGTTCCACGGCTACTTTCATTGCTGCAGTTTTATAAAAGCTATTAGTTGTACAAATATTGTGGGATAGGCATCTCAAATGCCATTTAGGCTTTCCACATTAACTGCAGTGTGAGGCATTTGTGGAAGATATTTTTgattagtttatttgttttgtgataCATACGTTTTCCCCTCCACACTGATGGAGGACTTGGTGATCTCCAACACTGTCCCCTCCAGCTTCATTGTGATCTTACTGATGGTAGGTTTGTCATTCACCACCTGACGCCTCATCTGGACATTAAAATCGTCATAACTGCTCCCACACTGAGAGGCCAGAATGTAGTTGCATGTAGATGGCAGCTGAAAGATGTCCCCATCAAAGGTTTTGAAGTGGTAGTTACCCCATGTGCTGCAGACTCGCTCATTATGAGCTGGACTCACACCTAGGGATAAGTGACACCAAATAACAAATTAATACTTCCTGTCTCTGGGGCATGACCATGTGAGGCAAACTGATGTATTAAATAACAATTCACCCAAATGTGTCTTAGCCAACAAAGAGCAATCCTGAGACATTGGTCAGACTCATATAAAGTTACTGCTAAATGCTATATGTGTAATAATAGGAATATTGTGGAAATTcctctcaaaaacaaaacagatgttgTTCCTGAGTGTTACAATTTTCTTGGAACTTCAGATTAATGGTTTGTTTACAGAATACTAAACTTTATCACACCAAATGTTTTGCGCCCTTTCTTAGATCCAAAAAGCGATCAGCTATTTTAGTGTTTCTGTTGTATTCATTTGATAAACTAATATCTTAACACTCTGGGAGCACTGGTGATCCAATATATTTAAATCTCTTTCAAGAACATTTCTTATCTAAAATATGTTGTGTTTCAACCTTATTGCAAGATACACGAAGCAATCACTCATCTTACATATGTAATCCTCCTTACCTGATATCACAGGTATCTTGGCCGCCGGAGGGATGATGTTAACATTTGAAGTATCAGCTGAAGGAATAGTGAAAGTCAAGGTAATGCTCAAATTCTTAGTTATGCAACCAAGAATAGTTTACTTTCCCAATAAGAAAATCCTCATTCTTCAACACATGTTTGTTCAGTCACAGGTCATATCTCTGATTTAAGCCTATCACAATGGAAAGAGCTaggtctcttttctctgtgtggaacTTGTAGAACAGGACAGCGATATTTCTTTAAGGTCCCACATTGATCAAACAATGCAGTCCTGCCATATAATTACATATTAACCAAAATAACACATTCAATTCTACCccacactgttttaaaaagaacacattttcaAAGCACACCAAGCAAAAATATGACATTCTTATACCTGTCATTGATGTCCTTAATCCAATGGATAGTGTTATCCATGTGATCAACCATGTTGATGGCTCTTTAGATGTCCCCATCCTGGGGCTGTATGGTTTTCCAAAGGTGTCTAAGTGCAGTAGTTACCTGTGTCCTGGTCTTTATACCAGCTGGCTTTGTATAAGGGGCACAGAGTAAGAGGATGTGGAGCAAAGGTGTGGCCTGGGGCAGAACTTGGCTCCTACTCAAAATGCCAGCGCCTCATATTCTTCAGTTTTATAGACACCATCttaaattttaattttcctttttctcattgtGTCTCATTGCAGAAAACCCAAATTAATGTTACAAAATCTTCTCTGTTTGGATGTTGAACACTTTCACATGTCACTGATAATGATCTGCCTTACAGTTTGAATTGATTTACTAAATggtttgaaaataaagaaagggcTAAAAAGATGGGGAAAATCTTATTTTAACTTAAATCATTTTCTTAAGGTGTCATTTAGAAATTACcatggaaaaaaaggagaaaataaagcgTGGACTAGTCCTctggcatttttgttttttgttgtgtgtattttatgtacTTATCTCATGTTGACTCATATTGGACACTGTCATATTTGCACAGGTGTGTAACAAGCAAGAGATTAATTATGAATTATGTCCTTCACTTCTTACCCCAGCAGACATTTCCCATTGTCTTTCTTATCGATTACAGGGCATTTACACAATAGTATCAAACGCTTGTGACTCAAAATGCATGAAAAACCTTGCTTACTTTTTTCTTTGGTACACACTGAGTATTCTCTGTATGAGTCATTTGCACTGGTCTGATAtacaagttcttttttcttttttaatgagatggTCCCACCATTTTGTACTGCTTTCTTCAActcaaatgaaaatttaatcTTTCATTTGTATTACACTTTATTTTTACAATGAGTCCCCTGCTCTCCCACTAGCTAATGAAGGGTTGATTTTGTATGGTATGAGTTATCTCTGTAGCAATGTGATTAAGTTCATGACCCCAAGGTCTTTAAGCATTGCTAAGTCCTTAAAGAGTTTCAGTTGCAGCTTACTAAATGTGAAAGTTTCTTTCGAGACAACTGGACAAGTCTGTCATCCAAAGAAGTAATTAGAGAACTGCAATTAcaattttttctttcagctcttgaaaaagacctttctgtttCAAGAGCTTATGTATCTATTATTATGTCACCATTCCATTTAATTTTTCTGGGTTGACACAAAACATCATGGTTTAGTCCATTTTGAAACAGAATTTAACAAATTATGACACAGCAAAGAAATTTTGAGTGTGCCCTGCCCTATTTTGGTGTGGTCATTTAAttactgtttattctgttttgagTCACACTTTACTCCATGAACTCATATAGGTGTGTTCTTAGTAAAACATAAATTGCTAATTATATCTTTTGATTCCACGCCTGATATGCAGTAATGGGAGGGTACATGCTGACTCCTATAGCAGGATCTGTAACCGGACAATTGGAAAGATATGAATGATCAGATCACAGGTCATAGTTATAGAAGTAATCAGCTGAGGTAACTCCTCAGTTACACGGTACAACAATAAACCAACACAGTTCCAGAAAGATAACTCTTCGTTTGCCTTGTCTAATGTAAGGGCCtagttttattttcagaaagTTAAAGAGTGTTTTTATCATTACCTTTCATGAAGAacatatttaatgaaataaattatgTTTAAAATACATTGTTAGAGCAGCAAATAACAAGTGACACGTTATAACTCTAGAAGacataaaaaagtaaatacaaGACAATAAATACAGCAACTTTAATAAGAGCCAAGACGAACACATGGTAAGCGAAGAAAGTCACAAAACGATGATACTATTTGCATAACAATTAATATACTGCAATGTTTATGTACTGTTCAGCGGTATTCACATCTGTATCGAAAGGTCTGAAAACACTATACTACTAATAATATGGCAGTACAGTTCGAGCAGGGAAGCTGTTGggaaaaatgtaattaaaaggGTTTTATGGAATTGAAGGATACCtattgatatttttattttaagataGTTGGACCCACACTCTAGTGTCATCGTGAGCTTCTCCTGACATATCTGCGTACCTCTCCCTATACTGGCCCTTTTAGCTGGAACATGATGGGTCTCCTGATGAGCCTCCAGTCGTGCCTTCTTAGGGTGTCTTGCCAAAATCCCATGTgcctttattattgttttggccGACCATGcgatgttgttattgttgttatgtCAGCTAAGCAGTTGCTGTCCCCGAAGGTGGTGCTGAAGTGGCACTGTTTGGCTAAGGTTTTGCAGTAAAAAACTCATGACCACTGCAATGGTTACTGTACTTACCTCGAGGCTACACCACCTTAGCATCATCAGCTGATTCAGACTTTGATGAGTACGATGTGACATGAGCTGTGACGAGAGCTGTCCTTGCAATCTACAGTCATACATGTGTGATTGGGAtttttgaaacagaatgctctaACATAAATGCAACTGAGGAGCTGTTTTACACAAACAGTAATAGTAATGGGCGGTCCATTTAGgggcacagagacaggtgtGGCGATGCAAAAATTAAGGGAGTTATTTTACCAGGTACAAGTTGAATGGGCAAAAAATTCCAAccagcaaaggaaaaaagagataAGGCCTAAATTTTCTGACCCTGCGGCTTCATGACCCCATTGACAATCACATAACCCAGGTACTCTATCTCAGTCTTACAAAGGCAAACCTGGACAGGTTAATGGTGAGGCCAACTGACTGGACATGTTTGAAAATCACATCCAGGTGCCTAAGATGTTCCTCCCTGGAAAAAATATTGATTATAACATGATCCAGATATGCAGATGTAAAACTACTCAAGCCGGACATTACCTGGTCAAGGAGGTGTCGGAACATTGCTGGGGCTCCATACAATCCAAAAAGCAGCA from Chanos chanos chromosome 2, fChaCha1.1, whole genome shotgun sequence includes these protein-coding regions:
- the LOC115804607 gene encoding mucin-5B-like codes for the protein LGVSPAHNERVCSTWGNYHFKTFDGDIFQLPSTCNYILASQCGSSYDDFNVQMRRQVVNDKPTISKITMKLEGTVLEITKSSISVEGKTVTLPYSHGGVLIEKSPSYIKVMAKLGLVALWNEDDYLMVELDNKYKNQTCGLCGDFNGVQLYNEFFKNGVRISTSDYGQFCKMDGPTESCTEQLPTSDKTCSNLTSVCEQLLTGPAFSGCKDLVALDSFVKACEADMCHCNDSSSSFCLCNTISEYSRQCIHAGGTPEEWRTEQFCRKSCPNNMVHRECGNPCVDTCSNPDGGNVCEEHCIDGCFCPTGYVLDDLTNRGCIAVNECPCLHNGTIYKPGQSYSTNCKECTCISNQWSCVEKDCPETCSVEGGSHITTYDGKVYNFHGDCTYVLTKGSNGTDFTVLGDLIKCGLTETETCLKAVTLAISGGSTVFNIQSDGKVFVNRIYSQLPISTAGVNIFKPTTFFIVVQTSFDMKLEIQLIPTMQVYITLGVSHKQTTSGLCGNFNNVQADDFTTMSGVREGTGVGFANTWKTRANCPDVKSSFENPCSLSLENEKYAQHWCSLLSDPNGIFAQCHSEINPDVFRENCLYDTCNCEKSEDCMCAALSSYVHACAAKGVLLSGWRDIACNKYATSCPSTMVYSYNVTNNDRSCRCHSDPDFTCAATFEPVDGCICAEGTYLDEGGKCVPPTSCSCYYKGSVVLPGEVITKDNTMCTCKAGQLSCIGEQGNQPSACPGPMFFFNCSNAEPGSKGSECQKSCNTLDMACISTECISGCVCPHGLVADGSGGCIEEDLCPCVHNGIIHQPGDNIKVDCNTCTCKGRQWQCTTNLCHGTCTIYGNGHFITFDGKRYIFEGDCEYILATDYCGHGNASGTFRVITENIPCGTTGTTCSKAIKIFLGSNELVLTDSSYQVIKRHTGEDIPYHIHTIGIYLVIEAENGLILMWDRKTSMFIKISPEFKGQVCGLCGNYDGNTNNDFTLRNQEVVINALDFGNSWKVSQSCPDAKDNRNPCISNPYRQSWAQKQCSIIKSQIFTTCHTQVDPSPFYDACVRDSCACDSGGDCECFCTAVAAYAEACNEAGACVAWRSPTICPLFCDYYNPPGECEWHYNPCGAPCMQTCRNPSGNCSTQIPPLEGCYPKCPLDQPFFDEDTMKCVTREQCGCYDTQGKHFSNGETVPTTENCQTCYCSSSQVNCKYDVTACTCSFKGNTYSYGQTIYNTTDGLGSCITAVCGENGIIERNMYPCPVVTTPVTTPSTSTTSTTVTTSLNTRPSCDHTSYNSIYINYFHHCYNKSYHHNNIYTFTIHDTTNNRPSCDHTHDNSIYIHFKLYNL